Proteins found in one Amycolatopsis umgeniensis genomic segment:
- a CDS encoding S1 family peptidase: MRLRTLLRAALIPLVAGAAALSVSSPVAAQEPGQVGPAIVGGGQASGDFPWIASLQVNGSHGCGGSLIASQWVVTAAHCIPQQALRLRIGSKTWQSGGVLTSASRMIKHPNYSGQAGPYDIALVRLAQPVQNPPIQIAASSPAAGTGVTLYGWGQTCPQRGCEPRPPSNLKQLNTRIDPDSRCQGIQGSSELCVYSTNYQTACYGDSGGPLVVQGTLAGATSRAGHNSPSCGTGDTIYTDVVAHRQWIASVTGV, from the coding sequence ATGAGACTGCGTACCCTGCTACGCGCCGCCCTGATCCCGCTGGTCGCGGGTGCGGCGGCGCTGTCCGTGTCGTCGCCGGTGGCGGCCCAGGAACCCGGGCAGGTCGGCCCCGCCATCGTCGGCGGCGGACAGGCCTCCGGTGACTTCCCGTGGATCGCTTCTCTCCAGGTCAACGGCAGTCACGGTTGCGGCGGCTCGCTGATCGCGTCGCAGTGGGTCGTGACCGCGGCCCACTGCATCCCGCAGCAGGCACTGCGGCTGCGCATCGGGTCGAAGACATGGCAGTCCGGCGGGGTCCTGACCTCGGCGTCGCGCATGATCAAGCATCCGAACTACAGCGGTCAGGCGGGACCGTACGACATCGCGCTCGTGCGGCTCGCGCAGCCCGTGCAGAACCCACCGATCCAGATCGCGGCCAGCTCGCCCGCGGCCGGGACCGGTGTCACGCTGTACGGCTGGGGACAGACCTGTCCGCAGCGTGGTTGTGAGCCGAGGCCGCCGTCCAACCTCAAGCAGCTCAACACCCGCATCGATCCGGACAGCCGGTGCCAGGGCATCCAGGGTTCCAGCGAACTGTGTGTCTACAGCACGAATTACCAGACAGCCTGCTATGGCGACTCCGGCGGACCGCTGGTCGTCCAGGGCACGCTGGCCGGTGCGACGAGCCGCGCGGGTCACAACAGCCCGTCTTGCGGTACCGGCGACACCATCTACACCGATGTCGTCGCACACCGGCAGTGGATCGCCTCGGTCACCGGGGTGTGA
- a CDS encoding LysR family transcriptional regulator encodes MEIDVRHLRLLDAIASAGSIAKAATSLGLSQPALSAQLHRVERALERTVFERDRQGVRPTALGEVLLNHARRVLAAADDLDLAIRRFHSAPADGLLRIGALPTVFAETLSGVVAAATPGRPVELLALTSRTALFSALLDGTVELALYVDHPGQEIVPPDGVHLLPVGTEPVFVIVSPEHPAAGRGEVSLAELAGSAWLAVAGGDDEFHEHLTDECARAGLGTITVQELEPMVLRQTVRRDPRAVALAQSLDSGSTMPGSVVALRGVPLRTRHLLLWRDGSAVDVPAIRGGLVRAITELAAIRHRLPEWAAANPGWLGT; translated from the coding sequence GTGGAAATCGACGTCCGGCATTTGCGCCTCCTCGACGCGATCGCGTCGGCGGGCAGCATCGCGAAGGCCGCGACCTCGCTCGGGCTCTCCCAGCCCGCGCTGAGCGCGCAGCTCCACCGGGTCGAGCGGGCACTCGAACGGACCGTGTTCGAACGGGACCGCCAAGGCGTGCGGCCCACCGCGCTGGGCGAGGTGCTGCTGAACCACGCGCGGCGGGTCCTGGCCGCCGCGGACGACCTCGACCTGGCGATCCGCCGCTTCCACAGCGCACCGGCCGACGGCCTGCTCCGGATCGGCGCGCTTCCGACGGTCTTCGCCGAGACGTTGAGCGGCGTGGTCGCCGCGGCCACCCCGGGACGCCCGGTCGAATTACTCGCGCTGACCAGCAGGACGGCGTTGTTCTCCGCGCTGCTCGACGGCACGGTGGAACTGGCGCTGTACGTGGACCACCCCGGCCAGGAGATCGTTCCGCCGGACGGCGTCCACCTGCTTCCGGTGGGGACGGAGCCGGTTTTCGTGATCGTGTCCCCGGAGCATCCCGCCGCCGGACGCGGCGAGGTGTCGCTGGCGGAACTCGCCGGATCGGCCTGGCTCGCGGTGGCGGGCGGGGACGACGAGTTCCACGAGCACCTGACGGACGAGTGCGCCCGCGCCGGACTCGGCACGATCACCGTGCAGGAGCTGGAACCGATGGTGCTGCGGCAGACCGTCCGGCGCGATCCCCGCGCGGTGGCGCTCGCCCAGTCCCTCGATTCCGGTTCCACGATGCCCGGTTCGGTGGTGGCCCTGCGGGGAGTGCCGCTGAGGACGAGGCATCTCCTGCTGTGGCGGGACGGTTCAGCGGTCGACGTCCCGGCCATCCGCGGCGGACTGGTGCGCGCGATCACCGAGCTGGCCGCGATCCGGCATCGCCTCCCCGAGTGGGCGGCGGCCAATCCCGGCTGGCTCGGCACCTGA
- a CDS encoding tannase/feruloyl esterase family alpha/beta hydrolase produces MRRKKMFLAAAPLAALLPLVLTSVTQTAPAEAATSSSCAAVPVSAPTGARIESVQAAAKPADADVPAYCEITVTLTHGKAGDHVKVAVALPQTGWTGRLQAVGGSAYTAGDFGAPLVQAVKDGYSGVTTDAGVPLTFLDTSWALTPQGEINKPLVTNFATRSVHEAAVIGKDVTQKFYQRAVSYSYWNGCSTGGRQGYSEAQRYPGDFDGVLANAPAVHWSEFAVATLWPQVVMNQDKTFPSDCVFTAFRQAAIKACDNRDGVTDGIVDRPDECGYDPRSLIGTKVLCGDKEVTVTAADAEVVRKIWAGPTDEHGRRLWAGLPKGAEFGPVTSAPGFPVALGWVRTFLKKQPGFDASKITYRQFADLFRQSVREYDEVIGTSDPDLSDFRRAGGKLITFVGTDDQLIPPGGTLQYRHEVERELGGPKRVNEFYRLFLAPGVAHCGGGAGAAPTNALGALVDWVEHGKAPSTLPEANADKTLTRDLCAYPRVSRYRGHGDPAVASSYRCTAH; encoded by the coding sequence ATGAGACGCAAGAAAATGTTCCTCGCGGCGGCACCGCTGGCCGCGCTGCTGCCGCTGGTGCTGACCTCGGTCACCCAGACGGCGCCCGCCGAAGCGGCGACGTCGTCATCTTGTGCGGCCGTTCCCGTTTCGGCGCCCACGGGCGCGCGGATCGAGTCGGTCCAGGCCGCGGCGAAACCCGCCGACGCCGATGTACCCGCCTACTGCGAAATCACCGTCACGCTGACCCACGGGAAGGCGGGCGACCACGTCAAGGTCGCCGTCGCGCTGCCCCAGACGGGGTGGACCGGCAGGCTCCAGGCGGTCGGCGGCAGCGCGTACACCGCCGGTGACTTCGGCGCCCCGCTCGTCCAAGCGGTCAAGGACGGCTACAGCGGCGTGACGACCGACGCCGGGGTCCCCTTGACCTTCCTCGACACCTCGTGGGCGCTCACTCCTCAAGGCGAAATCAACAAACCGCTGGTGACGAACTTCGCCACCCGCTCTGTACATGAGGCCGCAGTCATCGGCAAGGACGTGACGCAGAAGTTCTACCAGCGAGCCGTCTCCTACTCGTACTGGAACGGCTGCTCGACCGGCGGCCGTCAGGGTTACTCGGAAGCGCAGCGGTATCCCGGGGACTTCGACGGCGTCCTGGCGAACGCGCCTGCCGTGCACTGGTCGGAGTTCGCGGTCGCGACTCTTTGGCCGCAGGTCGTGATGAACCAGGACAAGACCTTCCCCTCGGACTGTGTCTTCACCGCCTTCCGGCAGGCCGCGATCAAGGCCTGCGACAACCGGGACGGGGTCACCGACGGCATCGTGGACCGGCCGGACGAATGCGGCTACGACCCCCGTTCGCTCATCGGCACGAAGGTGCTGTGCGGCGACAAAGAGGTGACCGTCACCGCGGCGGACGCCGAGGTGGTGCGCAAGATCTGGGCCGGGCCGACCGACGAACACGGACGACGGCTCTGGGCGGGTCTCCCCAAGGGCGCGGAGTTCGGCCCGGTGACGAGCGCTCCGGGCTTCCCGGTGGCCTTGGGCTGGGTGCGGACGTTCTTGAAGAAGCAGCCCGGCTTCGACGCCTCGAAGATCACCTACCGCCAGTTCGCCGACCTGTTCCGCCAGTCGGTGCGGGAGTACGACGAGGTCATCGGGACTTCGGACCCCGACCTGTCGGACTTCCGCCGGGCGGGCGGCAAGCTGATCACCTTCGTCGGCACCGACGACCAGTTGATCCCGCCGGGCGGCACGCTCCAGTACCGCCACGAGGTGGAACGCGAACTGGGCGGCCCGAAGCGGGTCAACGAGTTCTACCGGCTGTTCCTCGCGCCGGGTGTCGCGCACTGCGGCGGCGGCGCGGGTGCCGCGCCGACGAACGCGCTGGGTGCGCTCGTCGACTGGGTCGAGCACGGCAAGGCGCCGTCGACCCTGCCCGAGGCGAACGCCGACAAGACCCTCACTCGCGATCTCTGCGCCTATCCGCGGGTCTCGCGGTATCGGGGTCACGGTGATCCCGCGGTCGCCTCGAGCTACCGCTGCACCGCCCACTGA
- a CDS encoding LysR family transcriptional regulator, which translates to MELGFRQLRVVRAIAETGTLSAAAAALGLTQPTVTDCLRRAERAAGGPLFHRDRRGARITPLGELVLAHARTVLDALARLESALDKNRYGTLPDPVRVCGIPGQLVGNLAVAVPRVLSADVEVRGALSVPAALDLLADHRLEVLVVVDFPGYAHDPPAEIGRATVAVEPLFMAVAEHHRLAGRAEIALEELAGERWLSVADTADLADTEFTGYLGDVCRAAGFTPDIRTLPPSVCAQLCELGEAVLPMVPAARRRSGIAVVPLRGNPLRMTTRLYWHERGPLSEDAVRVLWEELVRAQHTVMELPELYRAWLAENPQWTTTVDSFEEARSGAEPAGIGRRPLGEAMPDRGQLGDRAHQSAADGRDVDR; encoded by the coding sequence ATGGAACTCGGGTTCCGGCAGCTGCGGGTGGTCCGCGCCATCGCCGAGACGGGGACGCTGTCCGCCGCCGCGGCCGCACTCGGTCTGACCCAGCCCACCGTCACCGATTGCCTGCGCCGGGCGGAACGCGCCGCCGGCGGCCCGCTGTTCCATCGGGACCGTCGCGGCGCGAGGATCACCCCGCTCGGCGAGCTGGTCCTCGCCCACGCGCGCACCGTGCTGGACGCGCTGGCCAGGCTGGAATCCGCCTTGGACAAGAACCGGTACGGCACGCTTCCCGATCCGGTCCGGGTCTGCGGCATCCCCGGGCAGCTGGTGGGGAATCTGGCGGTCGCCGTGCCGCGGGTGCTGTCGGCGGACGTCGAGGTGCGGGGCGCGCTGAGTGTCCCGGCGGCGTTGGACCTGCTCGCCGATCATCGGCTCGAGGTGCTCGTCGTGGTCGACTTCCCCGGCTATGCCCACGATCCGCCCGCCGAGATCGGACGGGCGACGGTCGCGGTGGAACCGTTGTTCATGGCCGTCGCCGAGCATCACCGGCTCGCCGGACGCGCCGAGATCGCGCTGGAGGAGCTCGCCGGTGAACGCTGGCTGAGCGTCGCCGACACCGCGGACCTCGCCGACACGGAGTTCACCGGCTATCTCGGTGACGTGTGCCGGGCGGCCGGGTTCACGCCCGACATCCGCACGCTGCCGCCGAGTGTCTGCGCGCAGCTGTGCGAACTGGGCGAGGCCGTCCTGCCCATGGTCCCCGCCGCGCGGCGCCGCAGCGGGATCGCGGTCGTCCCGTTGCGCGGCAACCCGCTGCGCATGACCACCCGGCTGTACTGGCACGAGCGCGGCCCGCTGTCCGAAGACGCCGTCCGCGTGTTGTGGGAAGAACTCGTGCGGGCACAGCACACCGTCATGGAACTCCCGGAGCTGTACCGCGCGTGGCTCGCCGAAAATCCACAGTGGACGACCACTGTGGACTCCTTCGAGGAAGCGCGGTCAGGTGCCGAGCCAGCCGGGATTGGCCGCCGCCCACTCGGGGAGGCGATGCCGGATCGCGGCCAGCTCGGTGATCGCGCGCACCAGTCCGCCGCGGATGGCCGGGACGTCGACCGCTGA
- a CDS encoding alpha-lytic protease prodomain-containing protein, with product MNKKILAATAAAITGAGLITAIALTPNASAGQQATPADQAQSEMLAALSRDLKISPEQAKLRLASEQRAAVADNTLKRQLGTSYAGSWLDTTGTTLTVAVTDAAQADLVRAAGATPKTVARSATDLDTAKLRLDAKSAKAPKAVPGWYTDVVTNSIVVLANAGGEAAAKSWAAESGVQADLVRVEASTEMPRALIDIIGGNAYTFGSGRCSIGFAVEGGFVTAGHCGTTGTRTSNPSGVVAGSSFPGNDYAWVRADAGNTPRPLVNRYPGTVPVAGSTEAPVNSSVCRSGSTTGWRCGTILQKNTSVTYPEGTITGLTRTNACAEPGDSGGSWITGDQAQGVTSGGSGNCTSGGTIYFQPITEILSVYNLRLTVSGNPPSSTTTTPTTPTTPTSPTTSNPPGGTWAPYTYYGSGATTTYGGSTYRVIQPHTSMPGWEPPNVPALWELA from the coding sequence ATGAACAAAAAGATCCTCGCCGCGACAGCCGCGGCCATAACGGGGGCAGGCTTGATCACCGCCATCGCCCTCACTCCCAACGCGAGCGCCGGTCAACAAGCCACCCCGGCAGACCAGGCACAATCCGAAATGCTCGCCGCCCTGTCCCGCGACCTGAAGATCAGCCCGGAGCAGGCCAAGCTCCGGCTCGCGAGCGAACAGCGCGCCGCGGTCGCCGACAACACGCTGAAGAGGCAGCTCGGCACGTCGTACGCCGGATCCTGGCTGGACACCACCGGAACCACCCTCACCGTGGCGGTCACCGACGCCGCCCAGGCCGACCTGGTGCGCGCCGCCGGCGCGACCCCGAAGACCGTCGCCCGCAGCGCCACCGACCTCGACACGGCGAAGCTGCGGCTGGACGCCAAGTCCGCCAAGGCACCGAAGGCCGTGCCCGGCTGGTACACCGACGTCGTCACCAACTCGATCGTCGTGCTCGCCAACGCCGGTGGCGAGGCCGCCGCGAAGTCGTGGGCGGCCGAGTCCGGCGTCCAGGCCGACCTGGTCCGGGTCGAGGCCAGCACCGAGATGCCGCGTGCGCTGATCGACATCATCGGCGGCAACGCCTACACCTTCGGTTCGGGCCGCTGTTCCATCGGTTTCGCGGTCGAAGGCGGCTTCGTGACCGCGGGCCACTGCGGCACCACCGGCACCCGCACCTCGAACCCGAGCGGGGTGGTCGCCGGCTCCAGCTTCCCCGGCAACGACTACGCGTGGGTCCGCGCCGACGCCGGCAACACCCCGCGACCGCTGGTCAACCGCTACCCCGGCACCGTGCCGGTCGCCGGTTCGACCGAGGCCCCGGTCAACTCGTCGGTGTGCCGCTCCGGCTCCACCACTGGCTGGCGTTGCGGCACCATCCTGCAGAAGAACACTTCAGTCACCTACCCCGAGGGCACCATCACCGGCCTGACCCGGACGAACGCCTGCGCCGAACCCGGCGACTCGGGCGGCTCGTGGATCACCGGCGACCAGGCGCAGGGCGTCACCTCCGGTGGCTCCGGCAACTGCACCTCCGGCGGCACCATCTACTTCCAGCCGATCACGGAGATCCTGAGCGTCTACAACCTGCGCCTGACGGTCAGCGGGAACCCGCCGTCCAGCACCACCACGACGCCGACCACGCCCACCACCCCGACCAGCCCGACGACCTCGAACCCGCCGGGCGGCACCTGGGCGCCGTACACCTACTACGGCTCCGGCGCGACCACCACCTATGGCGGTAGCACCTACCGCGTGATCCAGCCGCACACCTCCATGCCCGGCTGGGAACCGCCGAACGTGCCCGCGCTTTGGGAACTCGCCTGA
- a CDS encoding sigma-70 family RNA polymerase sigma factor → MGTRLTWTAPGALTSPGAAPPPDNGALTADLESLVPRARRGDPAATNELMSIVQPVVVRYCRSRMGGSDVRVIAAEDVAQETCLAVLTALPTARATGGSFLTAVLGIAARKVAAAFRGRARDRSEPTPDPPDRATPEPNEPEWQALAADGHDRLTRLMSSLPDIQREILRLRITVGMSAPETGAVLRVSPGLVRVAQHRALQKLRTIISEDDL, encoded by the coding sequence TTGGGAACTCGCCTGACCTGGACCGCCCCCGGCGCACTCACCTCGCCGGGGGCGGCCCCTCCTCCTGACAACGGCGCGCTGACGGCGGATCTCGAATCCCTCGTCCCGCGTGCCCGCCGCGGCGACCCCGCCGCGACGAACGAGTTGATGAGCATCGTCCAGCCGGTCGTCGTGCGGTACTGCCGGAGCCGGATGGGCGGGTCCGACGTGCGCGTGATCGCCGCGGAGGATGTCGCGCAGGAGACCTGCCTCGCCGTGCTCACCGCGCTTCCCACCGCCCGGGCCACCGGCGGTTCCTTCCTCACCGCCGTACTCGGGATCGCCGCCCGGAAGGTCGCCGCTGCCTTCCGGGGGCGAGCGCGGGACAGATCCGAACCCACGCCCGACCCGCCCGACCGCGCGACGCCCGAGCCCAACGAACCCGAGTGGCAAGCCCTCGCCGCCGACGGCCACGACCGGCTGACCCGGTTGATGAGCAGCCTTCCCGACATCCAGCGCGAGATCCTGCGGCTGCGCATCACCGTCGGCATGTCGGCGCCCGAGACGGGCGCGGTCCTGCGGGTGAGCCCCGGCCTCGTCCGGGTCGCCCAGCACCGGGCCCTGCAGAAACTTCGCACGATCATCAGCGAGGACGACCTGTGA